From Podospora bellae-mahoneyi strain CBS 112042 chromosome 5, whole genome shotgun sequence:
TCAGACTGACACGACCGAGAAAGCCGACGGTGATTTCTTGCTGATCTCCTGCTAGATGTGTGTGATCAGAGGGCAGCTGTCATCACCGGCCACTGTCGGCACACAACCGAGTGCAACCATAAGGAAGGTATCCAGAGAGATGTCCTCCTCAGCTGGTCCTAGAAGAAAGCATGGAAGGAAAAGACCAAGACACGGCCATGCCCAGCTCGTCCAGGGCGACATTAGTTTGGACTCCCAAGTTCGACGCCGTCTCAAGTATTGGGTAATACCTCACCGCTGGCCCTCTTTTTGAGACATGGGAGAACCCTCGACCCGACTCGCCATGGCGCCAAAACCGTGCGACAGAAGCCCACAAGGCACAACACCACAATTTCCAGTTCCTTTCTCCTTCAGGCGCGCACTGTCAAAGACCGCCCATCCTGCCGTGCCTGCCACCCATGCCCCCGCTCTCCAGCCCAGGGCTAGGTACCTCCACTACCTACCTAATCAATGctctcacccccctcccccccgggcTCTCGAATACCTCCCCGGTCACCTACCGTACCAATCAATCACCCCCCgggcccccctcccctctcccgctcccatCTCCATTATTCTCCAGGGGCCCATCCATTATCCATTACGGAGTATCCATCCATCTGTTGAAATGCTACCGCTACCGCTGCCGCATCGAGAGCTCTGATCTCCCTTCCAATGTTCTGTTgataatattttttatttttatctcttttttattttctattTTGTTTTTCCGCCTTCACTGCTCCTCCTTACCTCCCTGACATTAGGTAGTACTACTAGGCTGGCAGACGGATTGAGCTCGCGCCTACCTTACAGAGTACCCTTACCAACAACACAGCCAATCCCTCCGATCCCTCCAATCCCCCTCTCCGAGTTGCACCTGAGAGTGCATCGGCAACACCGAggcctctctctctgtctctttctgtctctgtctctctgtctccTGTCTCCTGTCTCCTGTCTCCTGTCCCCTGTCTCCTGTTCCCTGTCTCCTGTCTCCTATCTCTCGCGCGCGCGCTCGCCCGCTCTGGACGGCCACCAGCAATCATTGTTTCTTGCTGCTTGACGGAAGCTTGGTTTCAGCTGCCGCTCTCTTCAAAACCAAGGCGGTGGCAAGGCTGAGGTGTCGAACCACTGGCCCTGTGGTTCAGCTGTTCAGGTCCTTGGTAGCCCCCAGGGACGTCATCTCTCGAGCTCGAGTCGACCATCAATACGAGCAAAAACCATGGCTGCCATTCCCATTCAGGCCCCGTCGCGACACGGGCCAAGAGACACTATGAACAGCGGGCCGCTACCGTCTTTATCAGGCCGCGATGGCGGATTCCCTCCAGGTCCCTTTGCGCCCATGTCCCATCGCATCCCATTTAACGACAACCTCTCGCCCTCGGCTGCTTCGAATCCCATGGCGATACGCAACAGAGACACCGACTTCGCACCTCCACCGCTTCCTCCACCGCGCCTGGTGCCCATCAACGGACCCATCGACCCAAAGGAGCATTTAAAGTGGGAGGGAATGCGGAAGAGCGACACCAACTATGACGGGAGCGTAGATAGCGGTTTGGGCATGAGCCCCCACGACTTTCGCAGACGCGACTCGGACTACGACGAGACATACCACAGCTATGGCTCCAACAGGTAGCTTCCCCCTTTGGATTCTGTAATAGAGGTCCAAGGAGCGCAATCGCTAACAGTGTAAACAAAACACACAGATCTACGACCCTCCCATCCTTCAGCGCAATCAGCCAGACCATGAAGAGCTTCCGTCCAAGCCACGAGGCCATTGACAGTTCCATGCTCAACAGGCTCAACAGGCCCACCATACGCCGCTCCGGTCTCAGCACATCCCACAACGaactcccaccccctcgcGCCCATCACGCTGACCTTTCGACGCTATCTCTTCCCCACAGGTCCAAGCAGCCCTTCCTCGATATTGGTTACAGCAGGTCCCCCATGTCGGCTACGTCGCCTGGACCTTCGCCGTTTGGCCACCCGGGACCTATGGATTACCGATCTCCACTGAGTGCCGCTGATAGTATCGACCTTGAGCGCTCCCCGCGCTCGCACAGGCTGCACAGCACACAGTCCATGACGGACAGTGAAGGACCAGGTCTCTCGCACGGCGGGCATGATTACGAGGGGCGCGACGAGGATGTGGATTTTCCCATGGAGGAAACTACGCGGATGCGCAGGCTAAAAATAGAAGACCCctggagggaaagggagcgCGAGAGGGAAAGCTACCAGCCGGGTCAGAAGCGTCGTGCATCGTCGCCCCCAAGCGACGATGTGCCCATGGCGAGCGATTCTATGCGGTGGCCTGGCCGGGATGGGTCCGGCATCTCGCGCGGATCCCCCACACCCAGGCTGCTCTCTATGCCTCAAAATTCCACCTTGGGAGGCAGATCCCCTGTGAGTCGCAGCGGAAGCTACAGCAGTAATCTCACGACGAGTAGCATGACGCTGGGCCGTCGTTCGCCGGGACTGAGCCCCAGCGGTCTCTCGCCGACGGATCCGATGAACTGCGGCAGCCCCTACGGCACACCGCTCAGCATGACGGCTGGCTCGCCCAGGTCGGCAATCGGGATGGGCCTGGGGCGGTCAGCGGCCGCTGCGGCACAGCAGCCGACGGGAAGAATCGCGCTGGTCCCCCCCAGAAAGGTGGCCGAGATgcccaaaaacaccaatgGCAGCAGCCTGGCCGCTAAGCTCAAGGGCCCTTACATGTGCGAATGCTGtcccaagaagcccaagaagtTTGAGACGGAAGAGGAGCTCCGGtatggtttttttcttttctaacaaaaaaaattgccttttttttttttttttttggatgaaACACAGCATGCTGATCGAGCTTACAGCACACACGAGGCTGAAAAGCAATATGAATGCACCTTTTGTGGAAACCgcttcaagaacaagaatGAGGCCGAGAGACATCAAAACTCTCTACACGTGCGTCGGCattcttggtcttgttcaGCCCTGACGGGCTACGAGCGGGCCTTCCACGACAGCACGGCAACACCGGGTGAAGCCGACACGTGCGGATACTGCGGAAAGGAGTTTGGACGCAACGGGCCAAGCGCCAGCGTCACCGAcgaggactgggagaagCGGATTCGCCATCTCCAGGATGTCCACAAATTCCGCGAGTGCAATGCCAGCAAGAAGTTCTACCGGGCCGACCACTTTCGGCAGCATCTCAAGCACAGCCACGCCGGCACCAGTGGCAAGTGGACGAATATGCTCGAGAACGCGTGCATGATCGAAGAAGACGGTGTGAGTGTTGGTAGATGAGGGACGGGGCCATCAGTATGGGAATAAAGCGGGAAGGATCAAAACAGGGCAGATTGCCGGGCCGGGAAAATCTCTGATGGGACGGGTCGACCAGTGACAGCATCAGAAGGCCCTTTTTACCACCTAGTGGCGTCAGGGTCAAGGTCGGACGCACTTCGGGTTTTCCATTCAGGACACGCGGTGTGGCGGACCTCTCTTCGTCTGCGCCAAGTCGGGGCAGCATGGAGCGGGACCTTCGCAGAACGGGGCCTATTTGGGTTAAATTGATCAGAGGAAAGGAGGGCAGATACGGCGCACTTCAACCGTCAAACCGGGCCAAAACACGGCAAACATGCAGGCTGTCAGCCCTCCTCTCTGTATGTATGGCTTCCAGATATCGCTCACGAGCAGGgccccacaccaccaccaccaccctcttgTTTACCAATGGCACGTTGACCAGCGTCTGCATGGCAGCTTCTCTTGCAGATGGCTGGATGCTGTCGTCAGGCCTTGTTTTTTTCCGACCCCAACGGTCTGGTTGAACCTTGGCCAGAGGGCTATGCAGGGCTTCACACCACTCTTGGCAgaaaggaagggagggggggggcggttACGACGAGCCGAGGACAGGCAGTTTTACGTGATGACGACAAATGAATCTCATGTCCAGTTTTCTGCTTTTTACACATTTTTTCTCCCTTCAAGCCTGGCTGGCTGTCTGTCTTGGCGCATCGtgggagtggaagggggatgtTGCTTATCACGAGTACATTTGGGCGGAAGGGGATTTGTCATTTTTGTCATTTGATCAAGCATTTACCATCACGTACATTTTGTTCTTGGCAGCATTGATGGGGAAAAGCGTGAGGATCGATACCAGGGGCGAATGAGATAGGTGTATATCGTACATACATACCGTTGGTCTTTTATCTGTTATTACGAAGAGTTCAAAGAGTAATTCATGATCCACTGTTCTATCATCACTTTtcggaaaagaagaagcggaAACGGGAGGATTTGTGAGGGGCCCACTTTGGAACTTTTCAGGGGTCCAGAAGAGGTGGTGCCGAGAGGGGGCCGCTAAACCTTACCaggcgccgccgccgctgtaCGCCGCTTTGGGGCTGTCAGTTGTGCGGCCTGCCCCGCATTTTTCCCTTCAGTGAGCGAACTGACGACTGCGGGGCAGAAAAATCCACGATCGATCCACCCGAAACCGCCATCTACCAATATAGCAGCAAACCACATCGATACAGCAAATCTCAATCACACGCCGAATGGGTCTTTGTTGTCATAAAAATAACTTTGCGCCGCATCAACCAAACATATCGACAACAGAAAGCGACGACACATGGTGCTGAGCAGGATAAACGGCTCGGAAGAGCTGTTTGTGGGAGGGTAAACCTTTCcttttgtctctctctctctctctctctctctctctctctctctgtctctctctctctctctctctctctctgtgtgtgtgtgtgtgtgtgtttgaaATTCACAGACTGACGTtctcggcctcgacagcATCTTCGGCGTCACACGCCCCCGCCTCATCACCGAGCATAAAATCACCCACGTCCTCTCCGTCATCAAATACTCGCTCGACAGCCTCCAAAATGAAGCCTACCGATCCCTGCAGCACATGTCCATCGACATTGATGACATGGACGACCAGGATATCCTGGTGCATCTGCCCAAGATGGTGAGGTTTATCCAGCGGGGGTTATACGGACACGACTACaccgaggagaagcagcaacaacaacaagaacaacaagaacaacaacaacaacaacagcaacaagaagaagaagaagaaggggcgGCAAAGGGAGCGGTGCTGGTTCACTGCGCCATGGGGAAATCCAGGTCTGTCACGGCCATAGTGGCGTATTTGTTATGGAAACATCCACATCGGTTTGGGCTTGGGAAGGGGGCGGTTGATGCCAAGGAGGCGGTCGCAAAGGCGGTGcagtgggtgagggggacgCGGCCGATTGCTGAGCCGAACGAGGGGTTTATGGAGCAGTTGGAGCTGTGGGTTGAGATGGGGTGTCCGGCCGGGAGTGATGATgcggtggagaaggaggccaagtATCAGAGGTGGTTGTAtaagaaggaggtggagacggccgcggcggtggggagggcgcCGGATTGGATCCGgtttgaggacgaggaggctgAAAAGGAGCAACAGAAACAAgacgaagagggaggagggggggcgtTTGAGTTGAGGTGTAAGAAGTGTCGCAGGAGGCTGGCGACGGAGCCGTTTGTTGTGCCGCATCAAGGCAGGGGGAAtaaggccaaggaggattGCCCGCACTACTTTGTGGAGGCCTTGTCATGGATGAGGGATACACTTGAGCTGGGGGAACTGGAAGGGAGACTCAACTGCCCGCATCCAAAGTGCGGGTCATCAGTTGGGAGGTATTCCTGGAGGGGTTTCAAGTGCAGCTGCGGGGACTGGGTAGCCCCGGCCTTTTCCCTGCAGCAGAGCAAGGTTGACAAGGTCGCCGTGATGGGCGCAGGGAAGAATGGCACGGCCGGAGCGAACGAGATAGCGAGCCGGATGGCTGCGCTGGGAATACGGATGCCTCCGGGGCAGAGGGCAGAGAACCTTTGAGAATCTCCTCTGATCTAGTTACCTCCCACCAGGTCAAGGCACACCGCCAAGCACACCCATCGCATCACAAAATCCGCAGTTCGGATGATCCGAGGGATATGTTGCAATTTTGGTAGTGCGGGACGGCATGCACAGGTGGCAGATGAACAAACACACATgcacacagacacacacacacacattgTCCGACCCGTGGGTAAGTGCACCAGCTGAGTCTGTTGTGACGGTAGACGATATCTGTTTCAGTAGACGAGCATTTGCCGTGGGGGGAACGAGACACTGGTGTAACCGAGTTCATTCTGGAAGAGGGTGCAGTGGTGATGTGGAAGAAAGGGGTTGATATCATGTAGGGGGTTGCATTTGATGGTCTGTGTTGACCACCTTGCATGTGCTGTTTCCTCTGGTTCTTCTCACTCGGGATAGGAGTGGAGCGGCACTCCAGAAATAGTGAACCAGTCTGTTTGATTTTCGCTGTATAGCCTTCACAGCCTTGGTTCTAGGCAGATGGCCAACTTTGCGGCTCTGCTGCTCATGATGGAGAGCCAAGCCTGGTTTGGTA
This genomic window contains:
- a CDS encoding hypothetical protein (EggNog:ENOG503NXQS; COG:S), with product MAAIPIQAPSRHGPRDTMNSGPLPSLSGRDGGFPPGPFAPMSHRIPFNDNLSPSAASNPMAIRNRDTDFAPPPLPPPRLVPINGPIDPKEHLKWEGMRKSDTNYDGSVDSGLGMSPHDFRRRDSDYDETYHSYGSNRSTTLPSFSAISQTMKSFRPSHEAIDSSMLNRLNRPTIRRSGLSTSHNELPPPRAHHADLSTLSLPHRSKQPFLDIGYSRSPMSATSPGPSPFGHPGPMDYRSPLSAADSIDLERSPRSHRLHSTQSMTDSEGPGLSHGGHDYEGRDEDVDFPMEETTRMRRLKIEDPWRERERERESYQPGQKRRASSPPSDDVPMASDSMRWPGRDGSGISRGSPTPRLLSMPQNSTLGGRSPVSRSGSYSSNLTTSSMTLGRRSPGLSPSGLSPTDPMNCGSPYGTPLSMTAGSPRSAIGMGLGRSAAAAAQQPTGRIALVPPRKVAEMPKNTNGSSLAAKLKGPYMCECCPKKPKKFETEEELRTHEAEKQYECTFCGNRFKNKNEAERHQNSLHVRRHSWSCSALTGYERAFHDSTATPGEADTCGYCGKEFGRNGPSASVTDEDWEKRIRHLQDVHKFRECNASKKFYRADHFRQHLKHSHAGTSGKWTNMLENACMIEEDGVSVGR
- the YVH1 gene encoding tyrosine protein phosphatase yvh1 (EggNog:ENOG503NVXN; COG:V), which gives rise to MVLSRINGSEELFVGGIFGVTRPRLITEHKITHVLSVIKYSLDSLQNEAYRSLQHMSIDIDDMDDQDILVHLPKMVRFIQRGLYGHDYTEEKQQQQQEQQEQQQQQQQQEEEEEGAAKGAVLVHCAMGKSRSVTAIVAYLLWKHPHRFGLGKGAVDAKEAVAKAVQWVRGTRPIAEPNEGFMEQLELWVEMGCPAGSDDAVEKEAKYQRWLYKKEVETAAAVGRAPDWIRFEDEEAEKEQQKQDEEGGGGAFELRCKKCRRRLATEPFVVPHQGRGNKAKEDCPHYFVEALSWMRDTLELGELEGRLNCPHPKCGSSVGRYSWRGFKCSCGDWVAPAFSLQQSKVDKVAVMGAGKNGTAGANEIASRMAALGIRMPPGQRAENL